The following proteins are encoded in a genomic region of Corylus avellana chromosome ca4, CavTom2PMs-1.0:
- the LOC132179990 gene encoding uncharacterized protein LOC132179990 isoform X2 — translation MASSSTSVNNIDLSFAPTVQLNVMPDAHPDVPTIHPDILVVHPDMPAVHPDVWQPTFTFDDRPITIHDTVKLHDSTAMAVAKGLATPRDQTLLADRNVEMKILRNQVGALQQRLKYYKQKHVNLKKKNTKPKKLVVLFAEDRGVKVVEMEKTARHLQQQHEKLQVDV, via the exons ATGGCTTCATCATCAACCTCTGTAAACAACATTGACTTAAGCTTTGCTCCTACAGTACAACTCAATGTTATGCCTGATGCACATCCTGACGTTCCTACTATACACCCCGACATACTTGTTGTACATCCTGACATGCCTGCTGTACACCCTGatgtatggcagccaacttttacTTTTGATGATCGTCCTATCACCATTCACGATACTGTCAAGCTCCACGATTCTACTGCTATGGCAGTGGCTAAAGGTCTTGCAACtccacgggatcaaacattGTTGGCTGATAG AAATGTGGAGATGAAAATCTTAAGAAATCAAGTTGGGGCCTTACAGCAAcggctcaaatactacaaacaaaaacacgtgaatttgaagaagaagaatacaaAGCCGAAAAAGCTGGTGGTGTTGTTCGCAGAGGACCGGGGAGTAAAAGtggtagaaatggagaagacTGCCAGACATCTCCAGCAACAACATGAAAAGCTACAGGTAGATGTCTAG
- the LOC132179990 gene encoding uncharacterized protein LOC132179990 isoform X1, producing the protein MASSSTSVNNIDLSFAPTVQLNVMPDAHPDVPTIHPDILVVHPDMPAVHPDVWQPTFTFDDRPITIHDTVKLHDSTAMAVAKGLATPRDQTLLADRSDFDAINNSLAYSIQGAASVSDMARRLSDRNVEMKILRNQVGALQQRLKYYKQKHVNLKKKNTKPKKLVVLFAEDRGVKVVEMEKTARHLQQQHEKLQVDV; encoded by the coding sequence ATGGCTTCATCATCAACCTCTGTAAACAACATTGACTTAAGCTTTGCTCCTACAGTACAACTCAATGTTATGCCTGATGCACATCCTGACGTTCCTACTATACACCCCGACATACTTGTTGTACATCCTGACATGCCTGCTGTACACCCTGatgtatggcagccaacttttacTTTTGATGATCGTCCTATCACCATTCACGATACTGTCAAGCTCCACGATTCTACTGCTATGGCAGTGGCTAAAGGTCTTGCAACtccacgggatcaaacattGTTGGCTGATAGGTCTGATTTTGACGCTATTAATAATTCCTTGGCGTatagtatccaaggtgctgcttcagtttctgacatggcacgaCGTTTGAGTGACAGAAATGTGGAGATGAAAATCTTAAGAAATCAAGTTGGGGCCTTACAGCAAcggctcaaatactacaaacaaaaacacgtgaatttgaagaagaagaatacaaAGCCGAAAAAGCTGGTGGTGTTGTTCGCAGAGGACCGGGGAGTAAAAGtggtagaaatggagaagacTGCCAGACATCTCCAGCAACAACATGAAAAGCTACAGGTAGATGTCTAG